The following are encoded in a window of Flavobacterium psychrotrophum genomic DNA:
- a CDS encoding FKBP-type peptidyl-prolyl cis-trans isomerase has product MNRFLKAFGLIALITFFASCKKDDDNVAPPRDFGVQYASEQDSIEKYLKNHYISNADIDNIRFDSIKNPATQVSIWDQTLYPLQYKMVKSTNEKNTVEYKVYYLNFRQGSGDRPTRGDNILISYRGWMLNDTQFDYQPFPNTQLSLYTDVYVEGWKNIIPLFNAGTYTDIPDNPNPANFNDYGVGVMFIPSGLAYYNSGSGLIGAYRPIVFSFRLYAVTYTDLDGDGILNKDELDLVNFPNVSDIEYVDTDADGTPNYRDQDDDGDGYSTRLELRKPKSVGDTSTNYEYYDVNSPEIITGSGQKVHLDPNVHSVQNP; this is encoded by the coding sequence ATGAACAGATTTTTAAAGGCTTTTGGCCTTATTGCCCTTATAACGTTTTTTGCCTCGTGTAAAAAAGACGATGATAACGTAGCACCTCCGCGAGATTTTGGAGTACAATACGCATCTGAACAGGACAGTATTGAGAAATACCTTAAAAACCACTATATATCGAATGCAGATATTGATAACATTAGGTTTGATTCAATAAAAAATCCGGCTACACAGGTTTCTATCTGGGATCAAACTCTTTATCCGTTACAATACAAAATGGTAAAGAGTACTAACGAGAAAAATACTGTTGAATATAAAGTTTACTATCTTAATTTCCGCCAGGGATCGGGCGACAGGCCTACAAGGGGAGATAATATCCTTATATCTTACAGGGGATGGATGCTTAATGACACGCAGTTTGATTACCAGCCATTTCCTAATACTCAACTATCGCTATACACCGATGTATATGTAGAGGGCTGGAAAAATATTATCCCGTTGTTTAATGCCGGTACTTATACCGATATACCTGATAATCCTAATCCGGCAAATTTTAATGATTATGGAGTGGGCGTTATGTTTATACCATCCGGGCTTGCATATTATAACAGTGGTAGCGGGTTGATAGGGGCATACAGGCCCATTGTATTTAGTTTCAGGCTTTATGCCGTTACTTATACAGATCTTGATGGTGATGGTATTTTAAATAAAGATGAGTTAGATTTGGTTAATTTTCCAAATGTCAGCGATATAGAATATGTAGATACTGATGCGGATGGGACTCCAAATTATCGTGATCAGGATGATGATGGCGATGGATATTCTACAAGGCTCGAGCTTAGGAAGCCGAAATCGGTAGGCGATACAAGTACCAATTACGAGTATTATGATGTAAATTCTCCTGAGATTATAACAGGCAGTGGACAAAAAGTTCACTTAGACCCAAATGTGCATTCAGTACAAAATCCATAA
- a CDS encoding shikimate kinase — MKKIILCGYMGSGKTTTARLLSNAAEIPYMDLDEIIEKETGKTVEEIFATDGEIKFRKLEHNILKGLLDVNEDFILGLGGGTPCYANNHLLLQRNDVVSVYLKTGIKEVVKRVQGQGRTRPLLANLEGAALEEFIGQHLFERSYFYHHAKHVVLTDGKSPAQVADEIMSLL; from the coding sequence ATGAAAAAGATTATACTTTGTGGCTATATGGGGTCTGGTAAGACCACGACAGCCCGTTTACTGTCTAATGCCGCAGAAATTCCGTACATGGATCTTGATGAAATAATTGAAAAAGAAACCGGAAAAACCGTAGAAGAAATATTTGCGACGGATGGTGAGATTAAATTTCGCAAACTTGAGCACAATATACTTAAAGGTCTTTTAGACGTAAATGAAGATTTTATACTTGGCCTGGGAGGGGGAACGCCCTGCTATGCTAATAATCATTTATTGTTACAGCGGAATGATGTAGTATCTGTTTATCTTAAAACGGGCATTAAAGAGGTTGTAAAGCGCGTACAGGGGCAGGGTAGGACACGCCCGCTACTTGCAAACCTTGAAGGTGCCGCGCTCGAAGAGTTTATAGGGCAGCACCTTTTTGAACGCAGTTACTTTTACCATCATGCAAAGCATGTAGTACTAACCGACGGAAAATCTCCTGCACAGGTGGCAGATGAAATTATGAGCCTGCTTTAA
- a CDS encoding type 1 glutamine amidotransferase domain-containing protein codes for MRLTIKKTAMVLAAFTIILTGIDATAQVKKGKTMKKKILFVVTSHDKKGSTGEPTGYYLSEVSHPWEVLHNAGYEIDFVSPKGGKAPVDGFNLEDAVNKKFWNNETYRYKVEHTLKPSEVKVNDYVAIHYAGGHGAMWDLADNTEIAAIASKIYEHNGAVSAVCHGPAGIVNIKLSNSKYLIEGKKVAGFTNEEEAAVKLEKVVPFLLEDKLKEHGAKYEKAGLWQEYAVTDERLVTGQNPQSAHAVGIALLKVLKSL; via the coding sequence ATGAGATTAACAATTAAAAAAACAGCAATGGTACTTGCGGCATTTACCATAATACTTACGGGTATCGATGCAACGGCACAGGTAAAAAAAGGCAAAACAATGAAAAAGAAAATTTTATTTGTGGTAACCAGCCACGACAAAAAAGGTAGTACCGGCGAGCCTACAGGGTATTACTTATCAGAAGTTTCCCATCCTTGGGAAGTGTTGCACAATGCAGGTTATGAAATTGACTTTGTAAGCCCAAAAGGCGGCAAGGCTCCTGTAGATGGCTTTAATCTTGAAGATGCGGTTAATAAAAAATTCTGGAATAATGAAACCTATCGGTACAAGGTAGAACATACGCTAAAACCATCTGAAGTAAAAGTTAACGATTATGTAGCCATACACTATGCAGGCGGGCATGGCGCCATGTGGGATTTAGCTGACAATACTGAAATTGCTGCCATAGCTTCTAAAATTTATGAGCATAACGGCGCCGTAAGTGCGGTATGCCACGGCCCGGCAGGTATTGTGAATATCAAATTAAGCAACAGTAAATATTTAATAGAGGGCAAAAAAGTAGCAGGTTTTACAAATGAAGAAGAAGCTGCTGTAAAATTAGAAAAAGTGGTGCCATTTTTACTGGAAGACAAACTTAAAGAACATGGTGCCAAATATGAAAAAGCAGGCTTATGGCAGGAATATGCCGTAACTGATGAACGGCTTGTAACGGGCCAGAATCCACAGTCTGCCCATGCGGTAGGTATTGCATTACTCAAAGTACTTAAGTCTTTGTAA
- a CDS encoding site-specific integrase: MLENSFRLTFFLKSPKKVTSQRLIYLRITVDGIAKETSTKQKWDVKRWDQQACRATGNKEDAKSINFYLDSVTNKIVQFKAELILNSHTITAQRIVDFVLGRDVSRAKLLEEFTLHNDEMRALVSKGEYAIGTHTHFVIAKGHVKDFIEFKYRAPDIEFRDLNYEFIKDYEFFLKTVKHCNNNTALKHITYVRKMVLRAVHKDILQKDPFASFKGKRTKVVKSPLSLEELTALENYNFSTHRLSVIRDVFIFQCYTGLAYVDVFNLKHCDIKNGIDGKLWIIKTRQKTDSPFHVPLLPQAIKIMEFYRNDATCLKKGTILPVASNQKMNEYLKEIAALCGLSCSLNTHKARRTFGSTVTLANGVPIHVVKEMLGHQSVKQTEEYAITEQIAISREMDALTNKFNVSLSKPTLESDGIVLELRKEIEDLKHQLMSKNDFD; this comes from the coding sequence ATGTTAGAAAACAGTTTTAGGCTTACCTTTTTTTTAAAGTCACCTAAGAAGGTGACAAGCCAAAGATTAATTTATTTGAGAATTACCGTTGATGGTATTGCAAAAGAAACTTCGACCAAACAGAAATGGGATGTAAAACGTTGGGATCAACAAGCCTGTAGAGCTACAGGTAATAAAGAAGATGCTAAGTCTATAAACTTTTACCTTGATTCGGTAACGAACAAAATTGTACAATTCAAAGCCGAACTTATATTAAATTCCCATACCATAACAGCACAGCGTATTGTTGATTTTGTATTAGGCAGGGACGTTTCAAGAGCCAAGCTATTAGAAGAATTTACGCTTCACAACGATGAGATGAGGGCATTGGTATCAAAGGGAGAGTATGCCATTGGCACTCATACCCATTTTGTTATTGCCAAGGGCCATGTAAAGGATTTTATTGAATTTAAGTACCGTGCCCCCGATATAGAATTTAGGGATCTTAATTATGAGTTTATAAAGGACTATGAATTTTTCCTAAAAACTGTAAAGCATTGTAACAACAACACTGCTTTAAAGCATATTACATATGTTCGGAAGATGGTATTGCGGGCTGTACACAAAGATATTCTTCAAAAGGATCCCTTTGCCAGCTTTAAAGGAAAAAGGACAAAGGTGGTTAAAAGCCCTTTAAGCCTGGAAGAACTTACAGCTTTGGAAAATTACAATTTTTCAACTCACAGGTTAAGTGTCATACGTGATGTTTTCATATTTCAGTGTTACACAGGGCTCGCTTATGTTGATGTCTTTAATCTTAAGCACTGTGATATAAAAAACGGAATTGACGGCAAGCTATGGATTATTAAAACGCGCCAAAAAACAGACAGTCCATTTCACGTGCCACTACTACCCCAAGCAATTAAAATTATGGAATTTTATAGAAATGACGCTACGTGTCTAAAAAAGGGTACAATCCTTCCGGTAGCATCAAATCAAAAGATGAATGAATATCTAAAGGAAATTGCAGCACTCTGCGGGCTCTCCTGCAGCCTTAATACTCACAAAGCAAGAAGAACATTCGGAAGCACTGTCACGTTGGCAAATGGAGTACCTATACACGTCGTAAAGGAAATGCTAGGCCATCAGTCCGTTAAGCAGACAGAAGAGTATGCTATTACCGAACAGATTGCCATTAGTAGGGAGATGGACGCCTTGACAAATAAATTTAATGTATCACTTTCCAAACCTACACTTGAATCTGATGGTATCGTATTGGAATTAAGAAAAGAGATTGAAGATCTAAAACATCAGTTGATGTCTAAAAATGATTTTGATTGA
- a CDS encoding Crp/Fnr family transcriptional regulator: protein MHPLRTHIEKITPLTDAEFDYILSHFTSRKLKKHQFLIQAGLACNHDHFVVNGLVKAYFTAEDGKQHILQFGMEDWWITDYQAYFNQIPATLDIDCIEDTEVLCLSLYNREKLAADMHKIEHFFRKKSNSGYIALQQRILSLLNNDAKTRYKELLERYPVLFQRVPKTVIAAYLGVSRETLSRLSQQ, encoded by the coding sequence ATGCATCCCCTCCGCACCCATATAGAAAAAATCACTCCGCTAACCGATGCTGAATTTGACTATATACTATCTCACTTTACGTCCCGAAAACTAAAAAAACATCAATTTTTAATACAGGCAGGATTAGCTTGCAATCATGATCATTTTGTAGTTAACGGTTTGGTAAAAGCTTACTTTACTGCAGAAGATGGTAAGCAACATATATTACAATTTGGGATGGAAGACTGGTGGATTACCGATTACCAGGCTTATTTTAACCAGATACCCGCCACTCTTGATATCGATTGCATTGAAGATACCGAGGTTCTTTGTCTATCTCTTTATAACCGCGAGAAGCTCGCCGCCGATATGCACAAGATAGAGCACTTTTTCCGTAAAAAGTCAAATTCAGGTTATATTGCCCTTCAACAGCGCATTTTATCATTGCTTAATAATGATGCCAAAACACGTTATAAAGAGCTCCTGGAGCGATACCCTGTCCTCTTTCAGCGTGTGCCAAAAACAGTTATTGCGGCCTATCTGGGCGTATCGCGCGAAACCCTGAGCCGCCTATCCCAGCAGTAA
- a CDS encoding RNA-binding S4 domain-containing protein yields the protein MRIDKYLWCVRYYKTRSIATQAIQKGHVTVNGQQAKASRDVFAGDKITVRRDQINYILSILDIPANRVGPKLVDIYRKDETPPESFEHLALLRLSKEHYRAKGTGRPTKKDRRDLDDYSDDFPDDDDADI from the coding sequence ATGAGAATTGACAAATATTTGTGGTGTGTGCGGTACTACAAAACACGCAGCATAGCCACACAAGCCATACAAAAAGGGCACGTTACCGTAAATGGCCAGCAGGCAAAGGCATCTCGCGATGTATTTGCAGGTGATAAAATAACGGTACGCCGCGATCAGATAAATTACATCCTTAGTATACTGGATATACCGGCAAACCGTGTAGGACCTAAACTGGTAGACATTTACAGGAAAGACGAAACCCCGCCCGAATCTTTTGAGCATCTGGCACTGCTTCGCCTTAGTAAAGAACATTACCGTGCTAAGGGTACAGGAAGGCCTACTAAGAAAGACCGTCGTGACCTTGATGATTATTCTGATGATTTTCCTGATGATGACGATGCCGACATTTAA
- a CDS encoding methyltransferase — protein sequence MPTFNQAYWEERYKNDQAQWDTGTVTPPIKEYIDQLSDKTKRILVPGAGNGHEFEYLVTQDFKNAVMLDIAKEPLANVAKRLPELDAARLIHADFFEHNATYDLIIEQTFFCALSPELRDAYMTKAHSLLAPGGKIAGLLFDFPLTEQGPPFGGSREEYIALFGNLFKITMLHRAYNSIKPRAERELFFIFEKK from the coding sequence ATGCCGACATTTAACCAGGCCTACTGGGAAGAGCGTTATAAAAACGACCAAGCCCAATGGGATACGGGTACCGTTACCCCACCCATTAAAGAATACATAGACCAGTTATCTGATAAAACAAAACGCATTTTAGTGCCCGGCGCAGGCAACGGGCATGAGTTTGAATACCTGGTAACACAGGATTTTAAGAATGCTGTAATGCTGGACATAGCAAAGGAGCCATTGGCAAATGTTGCAAAACGACTGCCGGAACTTGACGCTGCACGATTAATACATGCTGATTTTTTTGAACACAACGCAACGTATGATCTTATTATTGAGCAAACTTTTTTCTGTGCACTGTCTCCCGAACTAAGAGATGCATACATGACAAAAGCACACAGCCTGCTGGCTCCCGGCGGAAAAATTGCAGGATTGCTATTTGACTTTCCACTTACAGAACAGGGTCCACCCTTTGGTGGCAGCAGAGAAGAATACATTGCCCTGTTTGGGAATCTCTTTAAAATAACCATGCTGCACAGGGCTTATAATTCTATTAAACCCAGGGCAGAAAGGGAACTGTTTTTTATCTTTGAAAAAAAATAA
- a CDS encoding phosphoribosyltransferase family protein, producing MTMNIILNKQEIQHKTRRIAYQIYETFSDETEVVLAGIASNGYVFAKLLATELEKISDIKPILCEVTINKQQPLEPVKTSLPTAEYTNKALVLIDDVLNSGTTLIYGVKHFLDVPLKKFKTAVLVDRNHKQYPVKADFKGLSLSTSMREHIQVELEGDEPYAALN from the coding sequence ATTACTATGAACATCATCCTAAACAAGCAGGAAATACAACATAAAACACGCCGCATTGCCTACCAGATATACGAAACCTTTTCGGATGAAACCGAAGTAGTACTTGCAGGCATAGCAAGTAACGGTTATGTATTTGCCAAGCTTCTTGCAACCGAACTGGAAAAGATATCTGATATAAAGCCAATATTGTGCGAAGTAACCATAAATAAGCAGCAACCGCTTGAGCCTGTAAAAACATCGTTACCTACAGCAGAATACACAAATAAGGCACTTGTTTTAATTGACGATGTACTAAATAGTGGCACTACGCTTATTTATGGTGTAAAGCATTTTCTTGATGTTCCGCTAAAAAAATTCAAAACAGCGGTACTGGTAGACCGCAACCACAAACAATACCCTGTTAAAGCCGATTTTAAGGGCCTCTCCCTGTCTACTTCTATGCGTGAGCACATACAGGTAGAACTGGAAGGCGATGAGCCCTATGCTGCGCTTAATTAA